One stretch of Rathayibacter festucae DSM 15932 DNA includes these proteins:
- the alr gene encoding alanine racemase, which produces MIAPLAFREALIDLDAVAANTARLRELTAAPRLMAVVKANAYGHGALAVAQAALAGGADALGTADLDEAVALREAGILAPVLCWLHDPEQDFDTALEHGIEVAVSSVGQLDRLAQAAEDRGVRGAVQLKVDTGLSRNGAAEAEWVPLAQSLVHHAARGSLQLTGLFSHLSNTSREEDLAQLALLRRAEEVLRAHGTPAPLVHLAATAAALRLPEARLDQVRTGIGVYGLSPFDDETSLGLGLVPAMTLQGRVAGVRRVPAGTGVSYDYAYRASGETTLALVPFGYADGIPRAASGVAEVSIGGRRHRIAGRVAMDQFVVDVGDAPVAVGDPVTLWGDPTTGVPSVDEWARWCGTINYELVTRIGHRVPRRTVGGAAGGVRA; this is translated from the coding sequence GTGATCGCGCCGCTCGCCTTCCGCGAGGCGCTGATCGACCTGGACGCCGTCGCGGCGAACACCGCGCGGCTCCGCGAGCTGACCGCTGCTCCCCGGCTGATGGCGGTCGTCAAGGCGAACGCCTACGGGCACGGCGCCCTCGCGGTCGCGCAGGCGGCGCTGGCCGGCGGCGCGGACGCGCTCGGCACGGCGGATCTCGACGAGGCGGTCGCCCTCCGCGAGGCCGGGATCCTGGCGCCGGTGCTCTGCTGGCTGCACGACCCCGAGCAGGACTTCGACACCGCCCTCGAGCACGGGATCGAAGTGGCCGTGTCCTCGGTCGGGCAGCTCGACCGGCTGGCGCAGGCCGCCGAGGACCGCGGGGTGCGCGGGGCGGTGCAGCTCAAGGTCGACACCGGTCTCAGCCGGAACGGCGCCGCGGAGGCGGAGTGGGTGCCGCTCGCGCAGTCCCTCGTCCACCACGCGGCGCGCGGCTCGCTGCAGCTCACCGGGCTGTTCTCGCACCTCTCGAACACCTCGCGCGAGGAGGACCTCGCGCAGCTCGCCCTCCTGCGCCGGGCGGAGGAGGTGCTGCGCGCGCACGGGACGCCGGCGCCGCTGGTGCACCTGGCCGCCACGGCCGCGGCGCTCCGCCTGCCGGAGGCGCGGCTCGACCAGGTGCGCACCGGCATCGGCGTCTACGGGCTCTCGCCGTTCGACGACGAGACGTCGCTCGGACTCGGCCTCGTACCCGCGATGACCCTGCAGGGGCGAGTCGCCGGAGTCCGGCGGGTGCCCGCGGGGACGGGCGTCAGCTACGACTACGCCTACCGCGCGTCCGGCGAGACGACGCTCGCGCTGGTGCCGTTCGGCTACGCCGACGGGATCCCGCGCGCCGCGTCCGGAGTCGCCGAGGTCTCGATCGGCGGGCGCCGGCACCGCATCGCCGGGAGGGTGGCGATGGACCAGTTCGTCGTCGACGTCGGAGACGCTCCCGTCGCGGTCGGCGACCCGGTGACGCTCTGGGGCGACCCGACCACCGGGGTCCCGTCGGTCGACGAGTGGGCGCGCTGGTGCGGCACGATCAACTACGAGCTGGTCACGCGGATCGGGCACCGTGTTCCGCGCAGAACGGTCGGCGGCGCCGCGGGAGGCGTCCGTGCCTGA
- the tsaE gene encoding tRNA (adenosine(37)-N6)-threonylcarbamoyltransferase complex ATPase subunit type 1 TsaE, protein MEELGRSLGRVLRAGDLLVLTGPLGAGKTTFTRGLGEGLGVRGPVTSPTFVIARTHPPLHGGPPLVHVDAYRVGSAVELDDLDLDLEHSVVVVEWGAGLLDGVAESWLDIVIERPTGGSDAEDGEEPIEPRTVRFRGTGWR, encoded by the coding sequence ATGGAGGAGCTCGGCCGCTCCCTCGGCCGGGTGCTGCGCGCGGGCGACCTGCTGGTGCTGACCGGGCCGCTCGGCGCGGGCAAGACGACCTTCACCCGCGGCCTCGGCGAGGGGCTCGGGGTGCGCGGGCCGGTGACCAGCCCGACCTTCGTGATCGCGCGGACGCACCCGCCGCTGCACGGCGGCCCGCCGCTCGTGCACGTGGACGCCTACCGGGTCGGCTCCGCGGTTGAGCTGGACGACCTCGACCTCGACCTCGAGCACTCGGTCGTCGTGGTCGAGTGGGGCGCCGGTCTGCTCGACGGCGTCGCCGAGTCGTGGCTCGACATCGTGATCGAGCGCCCGACCGGCGGCTCCGACGCCGAGGACGGCGAGGAGCCGATCGAGCCGCGCACGGTGCGCTTCCGCGGCACCGGCTGGCGCTGA
- the tsaB gene encoding tRNA (adenosine(37)-N6)-threonylcarbamoyltransferase complex dimerization subunit type 1 TsaB — translation MLLAIDTSSGTSVAVVGIDGEVRAERTETDTMRHAEVVGRLIEEALEAAGIGPDAIEAVAVGMGPGPFTGLRVGIAAARAFAFGRGVPTLPVVSHDAVALGALRHGRADGFLVVTDARRRELYWSAYAGLDERGLPVRTAGPGLDKPPALPFPELPRLEAETVSAAELGVVAALTRAAGRAPAADEPLYLRSPDVTLSAGPKRVTA, via the coding sequence GTGCTGCTCGCGATCGACACCTCCTCCGGTACCTCCGTCGCCGTCGTCGGCATCGACGGCGAGGTCCGCGCCGAGCGCACCGAGACCGACACCATGCGGCACGCCGAGGTCGTCGGCCGGCTGATCGAGGAGGCCCTCGAGGCGGCCGGCATCGGCCCGGACGCGATCGAGGCCGTCGCCGTCGGCATGGGCCCCGGCCCCTTCACCGGACTCCGGGTCGGCATCGCCGCCGCCCGCGCCTTCGCGTTCGGCCGCGGCGTGCCCACCCTGCCGGTCGTCTCGCACGACGCGGTCGCGCTCGGCGCCCTGCGCCACGGCCGCGCCGACGGCTTCCTCGTCGTCACCGACGCACGCCGCCGCGAGCTCTACTGGAGCGCCTACGCCGGCCTCGACGAGCGGGGTCTCCCCGTTCGGACCGCCGGTCCCGGCCTCGACAAGCCGCCCGCGCTGCCCTTCCCCGAGCTGCCCCGCCTCGAGGCGGAGACGGTGTCCGCCGCCGAGCTGGGCGTCGTGGCCGCGCTCACCCGCGCGGCCGGCCGCGCCCCCGCGGCGGACGAGCCGCTCTACCTCCGCTCACCCGACGTCACGCTCTCCGCCGGTCCCAAGCGGGTCACCGCGTGA
- the rimI gene encoding ribosomal protein S18-alanine N-acetyltransferase: MSAELRDATVHDLDAIMAIEESEFTSDAWSRTMMREEIRSRHTRYLVAEDAGELVGYAGLLCPVGAHEGDVQTIAVLASARRTGLGRRLLRALVATAAERGAREVFLEVRADNPVAQSLYRSEGFEEIGVRPAYYQPDGVDALVMRAPIAASRQESP; the protein is encoded by the coding sequence GTGAGCGCGGAGCTGCGCGACGCCACCGTCCACGACCTCGACGCGATCATGGCGATCGAGGAGTCGGAGTTCACCAGTGACGCCTGGTCGCGCACGATGATGCGCGAGGAGATCCGCAGCCGGCACACCCGCTACCTGGTCGCCGAGGACGCGGGCGAGCTGGTCGGCTACGCCGGGCTGCTCTGCCCGGTCGGCGCGCACGAGGGAGACGTGCAGACCATCGCGGTGCTCGCCTCCGCCCGCCGCACCGGGCTCGGCAGGCGCCTGCTGCGCGCGCTCGTCGCCACGGCGGCGGAGCGCGGTGCCCGCGAGGTCTTCCTCGAGGTCCGCGCCGACAACCCCGTCGCCCAGTCGCTCTACCGCTCGGAGGGCTTCGAGGAGATCGGGGTCCGCCCCGCCTACTACCAGCCCGACGGCGTCGACGCGCTCGTGATGCGCGCGCCGATCGCCGCCTCTCGACAGGAGTCGCCATGA
- the tsaD gene encoding tRNA (adenosine(37)-N6)-threonylcarbamoyltransferase complex transferase subunit TsaD, protein MTAGPLVLGIETSCDETGIGIVRGTTLLANTIASSMEEHARYGGVVPEVAARAHLEALEPTLRTALAEAGVSLQELDAIAVTSGPGLSGALMVGVGAAKALAVSLGKPLYAVNHLVGHVGADVLRADGGEGGPVEVPTIALLVSGGHTSLLHVRDLVSDVELLGETIDDAAGEAFDKVARVLGLPYPGGPQIDRVAADGDPRAIRFPRGLTLPKDREKHRYDFSFSGLKTAVARWVEKRQDAGEAVPVADVAASFREAVADVLLTKAIAACVDREVPRLLLGGGVVANARVRELAEERCAAAGIALRIPPLSLCTDNGAMIAALGAQLIEAGHAPSSLSFGADSTLPVTEIQVR, encoded by the coding sequence ATGACCGCCGGTCCGCTCGTCCTCGGCATCGAGACCAGCTGCGACGAGACCGGGATCGGCATCGTCCGCGGCACGACGCTGCTCGCCAACACCATCGCCTCGTCGATGGAGGAGCACGCCCGCTACGGCGGCGTCGTGCCCGAGGTCGCCGCCCGCGCGCACCTCGAGGCGCTCGAGCCGACGCTGCGGACGGCGCTCGCCGAGGCCGGCGTCTCGCTGCAGGAGCTGGACGCGATCGCGGTCACCAGCGGTCCCGGGCTCTCCGGGGCGCTGATGGTCGGCGTCGGCGCGGCCAAGGCGCTCGCGGTCTCGCTCGGGAAGCCGCTCTACGCGGTCAACCACCTCGTCGGGCACGTCGGCGCCGACGTCCTGCGCGCCGACGGCGGCGAGGGCGGCCCGGTCGAGGTGCCCACCATCGCGCTGCTCGTCTCGGGCGGGCACACCTCGCTCCTGCACGTGCGCGATCTCGTCTCCGACGTCGAGCTGCTCGGCGAGACCATCGACGACGCGGCCGGCGAGGCGTTCGACAAGGTCGCCCGCGTGCTCGGCCTGCCCTACCCCGGCGGCCCGCAGATCGACCGCGTCGCCGCCGACGGCGATCCGCGGGCCATCCGCTTCCCCCGCGGCCTCACCCTCCCGAAGGACAGGGAGAAGCACCGCTACGACTTCTCCTTCTCCGGGTTGAAGACCGCCGTCGCGCGCTGGGTGGAGAAGCGCCAGGACGCGGGCGAGGCGGTGCCGGTCGCCGACGTCGCCGCGAGCTTCCGCGAGGCGGTCGCCGATGTGCTGCTGACCAAGGCGATCGCGGCCTGCGTCGACCGGGAGGTGCCCCGGCTGCTGCTGGGCGGGGGAGTCGTCGCCAACGCGCGGGTCCGCGAGCTCGCCGAGGAGCGCTGCGCGGCGGCGGGCATCGCGCTGCGGATCCCCCCGCTCTCGCTCTGCACCGACAACGGTGCGATGATCGCGGCGCTCGGCGCGCAGCTGATCGAGGCGGGGCACGCGCCCTCGAGCCTCTCCTTCGGCGCCGACTCCACGCTGCCCGTCACCGAGATCCAGGTGCGCTAG
- a CDS encoding DUF4190 domain-containing protein encodes MTAPYTPASDRYNILAIIGFIASFFVSIVGIVLGFIALSQIKRTGERGRGLAIAAVVIGFVAIIITIISAVALFSLAGIASTTNY; translated from the coding sequence ATGACCGCTCCGTACACGCCCGCGTCCGATCGCTACAACATCCTGGCGATCATCGGCTTCATCGCCTCGTTCTTCGTCTCGATCGTCGGCATCGTCCTCGGCTTCATCGCCCTCTCGCAGATCAAGCGGACCGGTGAGCGCGGTCGCGGCCTCGCGATCGCCGCCGTCGTGATCGGCTTCGTCGCGATCATCATCACCATCATCTCCGCCGTCGCGCTGTTCTCCCTCGCGGGCATCGCGAGCACGACGAACTACTGA
- a CDS encoding DUF4190 domain-containing protein: MNDESTGNPAPGSVPPPPPRYAPPSGAPSPASAPPAAGAASGWTGEAVPPGAPSGQEAFDGSAHPGAPAPRPPLNGLAVAALICGILGLAPAAIVLGHVGFAQARRSGQRGRGLAIAGFLLGYLALVLLLVGALAYSAFVGGLRTDGYLPA; the protein is encoded by the coding sequence GTGAACGACGAGTCCACCGGCAATCCGGCACCGGGATCGGTGCCGCCCCCGCCGCCGCGGTACGCGCCGCCCTCCGGAGCACCGTCCCCCGCCTCCGCTCCGCCGGCCGCCGGTGCCGCGTCCGGCTGGACCGGGGAGGCCGTTCCCCCCGGAGCCCCGAGCGGCCAGGAGGCCTTCGACGGCTCCGCGCATCCCGGTGCTCCCGCGCCGCGCCCGCCGCTGAACGGCCTCGCCGTCGCGGCCCTGATCTGCGGCATCCTCGGGCTCGCGCCCGCCGCGATCGTCCTCGGGCACGTCGGCTTCGCGCAGGCGCGCCGCTCGGGGCAGCGCGGCCGCGGACTCGCGATCGCCGGCTTCCTCCTCGGCTACCTCGCGCTCGTGCTGCTGCTGGTCGGCGCTCTCGCCTACTCGGCCTTCGTCGGCGGACTCCGGACGGACGGCTACCTCCCGGCCTGA
- a CDS encoding DUF4190 domain-containing protein, translated as MSDSSRPGSDDRQGPPVPPAPPVPTAPPAPPVHSGDTPAPPAPPAYSGGTPTAPGQGAQDTPPPAYGTPLPPAPSAAPPQYAYVPAPTTVPKTLSLTGMILGIVGLVISIFGWGFGFILSAPAIVLGFLGRRREPGARGFALTAIITGIAGVVVSLIYLAVTIVIFVVALDAATSSSGY; from the coding sequence ATGAGCGACAGCAGCCGGCCCGGGTCCGACGACCGACAGGGCCCTCCCGTCCCCCCTGCTCCCCCCGTGCCGACCGCGCCCCCGGCCCCGCCGGTGCACTCCGGCGACACTCCGGCGCCCCCGGCCCCGCCCGCGTACTCGGGTGGCACCCCGACGGCACCGGGACAGGGCGCCCAGGACACCCCGCCGCCCGCGTACGGGACGCCGCTCCCGCCGGCCCCGAGCGCCGCGCCGCCGCAGTACGCCTACGTCCCGGCGCCCACGACGGTGCCCAAGACCCTGAGCCTCACCGGCATGATCCTCGGCATCGTCGGCCTGGTGATCTCGATCTTCGGCTGGGGCTTCGGCTTCATCCTGTCCGCGCCCGCGATCGTGCTCGGCTTCCTCGGCCGCCGTCGCGAGCCGGGAGCACGCGGCTTCGCGCTGACCGCGATCATCACCGGCATCGCCGGCGTCGTGGTCTCGCTGATCTACCTGGCCGTCACGATCGTGATCTTCGTGGTCGCCCTCGACGCGGCGACCTCCTCCTCCGGCTACTAG
- a CDS encoding class I SAM-dependent methyltransferase: MQRAELVELLSPEGLRLLDSLDGYRADDLVRAVAALRSAGHSPGLVSAVLTQARLRAKATGKFGEFARSMLFTDAGLEQATRLRVAALHAGRFSSAGLTRIADLGSGIGGDALAMAAIDLEVTAVDADEITATLASFNLAPFPSAQAVHGDAESFDLDGFDAVYLDPARRTAGHRETRRLDDPDDYSPSLDFAFGLAEARPVGVKLGPGFDRERIPADAEAQWVSVDGELVETGLWFGPLARPGVRRSALLLSATGAVELTAPADSDDEEVGDLGAFVHEPDGSAIRARLLGELARTSGSRMLSPGIAYLTGDEPSASPFLRSFRVLAELPLDERTLARELRARGIGVLEIKKRGVDVDPARFRRKLGLAGRGSAVLILTRIQGRHRALLAERVS, encoded by the coding sequence ATGCAACGCGCCGAGCTGGTCGAGCTCCTCTCCCCCGAGGGCCTCCGGCTCCTCGACTCGCTCGACGGCTACCGCGCGGACGACCTGGTGCGCGCCGTCGCCGCGCTCCGCTCCGCCGGCCACTCCCCCGGCCTGGTGTCGGCCGTGCTGACCCAGGCTCGGCTGCGGGCGAAGGCGACCGGGAAGTTCGGCGAGTTCGCCCGGTCGATGCTCTTCACGGACGCCGGGCTCGAGCAGGCGACCCGCCTCCGAGTCGCGGCGCTGCACGCCGGCCGCTTCTCCTCGGCCGGGCTCACCCGCATCGCCGACCTCGGCAGCGGCATCGGCGGCGACGCCCTCGCGATGGCGGCCATCGACCTCGAGGTGACCGCGGTGGACGCGGACGAGATCACCGCGACCCTCGCCAGCTTCAACCTCGCCCCGTTCCCCTCCGCTCAGGCCGTGCACGGCGACGCCGAGTCGTTCGACCTGGACGGCTTCGACGCCGTGTACCTGGACCCGGCCCGCCGCACCGCCGGCCACCGGGAGACCCGGCGCCTCGACGATCCCGACGACTACTCCCCCTCGCTCGACTTCGCCTTCGGCCTGGCCGAGGCGCGGCCCGTGGGCGTGAAGCTCGGGCCTGGCTTCGACCGCGAGCGAATCCCGGCGGACGCGGAGGCGCAGTGGGTGTCGGTCGACGGCGAGCTCGTCGAGACGGGCCTGTGGTTCGGTCCGCTCGCTCGGCCGGGCGTCCGCCGGTCCGCGCTCCTGCTCTCGGCGACCGGCGCCGTGGAGCTCACCGCACCGGCCGACAGCGACGACGAGGAGGTGGGCGACCTCGGCGCGTTCGTGCACGAGCCGGACGGGTCGGCCATCCGCGCGCGCCTGCTCGGCGAGCTGGCCCGCACCAGCGGCTCGCGGATGCTCTCGCCCGGCATCGCCTACCTCACGGGCGACGAGCCGTCCGCGTCGCCGTTCCTGCGGAGCTTCCGCGTGCTCGCGGAGCTGCCCCTGGACGAACGCACCCTCGCGCGCGAGCTGCGCGCCCGCGGCATCGGCGTCCTGGAGATCAAGAAGCGCGGCGTCGATGTGGACCCCGCGCGCTTCCGCAGGAAGCTCGGCCTGGCCGGGCGGGGCAGCGCCGTCCTGATCCTCACCAGGATCCAGGGGCGCCACCGCGCCCTGCTCGCCGAGCGCGTCTCCTGA
- the groES gene encoding co-chaperone GroES, whose product MSVSIKPLEDRIVIKQVEAEQVTASGLVIPDTAKEKPQEGEVVAVGPGRIDDNGNRVPLDVAVGDKVIYSKYGGTEVKFGGDDLLVLSARDVLAVVVR is encoded by the coding sequence GTGTCGGTGTCCATCAAGCCGCTCGAAGATCGCATCGTCATCAAGCAGGTCGAGGCCGAGCAGGTCACTGCTTCCGGTCTCGTCATCCCCGACACCGCCAAGGAGAAGCCCCAGGAGGGCGAAGTCGTCGCCGTCGGCCCCGGCCGCATCGACGACAACGGCAACCGCGTCCCGCTCGACGTGGCCGTCGGTGACAAGGTCATCTACTCCAAGTACGGCGGAACCGAGGTCAAGTTCGGTGGGGACGACCTGCTGGTCCTCTCCGCCCGCGACGTCCTCGCGGTCGTGGTCCGCTAG
- the rarD gene encoding EamA family transporter RarD, whose protein sequence is MTGAGGALSSTGLWFGFAAYLLWGAMPLYFIAMAPASPFEIVALRVLFSLVFCLLLLTVTRSWRGFAALLREPRLVGVMAIAGVLIYINWQVYVIATTTGHVIEAALGYFMNPLVTVLLGVIVLRERLRRAQWVAMAISAVAVLVIAVGYGSFPWVSLALAFSFGLYGLVKSRVGGRMDAVSGLTLETLWLTPLAIVQLLVVGSTVGLTLATEGTGHALILASAGIVTAVPLLLFAGAARRLPLSIVGFIQYLTPVLQFVVGAFLLHEEMPPERWIGFALVWAALAIFSVDLVSAERRRRRVTVGPADRVAGERSDDEK, encoded by the coding sequence GTGACGGGCGCCGGCGGCGCGCTGTCGTCGACCGGCCTCTGGTTCGGCTTCGCCGCCTACCTGCTCTGGGGCGCGATGCCGCTCTACTTCATCGCGATGGCCCCCGCCTCGCCGTTCGAGATCGTCGCGCTGCGGGTGCTCTTCTCGCTGGTCTTCTGCCTGCTCCTGCTCACGGTGACGCGCAGCTGGCGCGGCTTCGCGGCGCTCTTGCGCGAGCCGCGGCTGGTCGGCGTGATGGCGATCGCCGGCGTGCTGATCTACATCAACTGGCAGGTCTACGTCATCGCGACGACCACGGGCCACGTGATCGAGGCGGCCCTCGGCTACTTCATGAACCCGCTCGTCACGGTGCTGCTCGGCGTGATCGTGCTGCGCGAGCGGCTGCGGCGGGCGCAGTGGGTCGCGATGGCGATCAGCGCCGTCGCCGTCCTCGTGATCGCCGTCGGCTACGGCTCCTTCCCCTGGGTCTCGCTCGCGCTCGCCTTCTCCTTCGGCCTCTACGGCCTGGTGAAGAGCCGGGTCGGCGGTCGGATGGACGCGGTCAGCGGTCTCACTCTCGAGACGCTCTGGCTCACGCCGCTCGCGATCGTGCAGCTGCTGGTCGTCGGCTCGACCGTCGGGCTGACGCTGGCGACGGAGGGCACGGGGCACGCGCTCATCCTCGCCTCGGCCGGCATCGTCACCGCCGTGCCGCTGCTGCTCTTCGCGGGCGCCGCCCGGCGGCTGCCGCTCTCGATCGTCGGCTTCATCCAGTACCTGACGCCGGTGCTGCAGTTCGTCGTCGGCGCCTTCCTCCTGCACGAGGAGATGCCGCCGGAGCGCTGGATCGGCTTCGCGCTCGTCTGGGCGGCCCTGGCGATCTTCTCAGTCGACCTCGTCTCGGCCGAGCGCCGGAGGCGGCGCGTGACGGTCGGACCTGCGGATCGCGTCGCGGGAGAGCGCTCCGACGACGAAAAGTAA
- a CDS encoding ABC transporter substrate-binding protein, whose protein sequence is MRVHAKAGTARTRSLRATLSGVAFLGASALVLAGCASGGGGDAGTDGGESGDLSLKIGTILPQTGTLAVLGPPEIAGVDLAVKDINDAAAGLTIDVEQKDSGDTTTDIATQSATSLIADGASVIIGAASSGVSKTFIDQVTQAGVVQISPANTSPDFTTYDDDGYYWRTAPSDVLQGRILGNKILGDGKTNVSILYLNDAYGTGLESNIKETLEAGGATVAAEEIFEPASTDFNSALTSLLAPNPDALVVISFDEITTIAEQLAAKGFDFANLYGTDGNYGVITDADTNVDIDGAQFTNPGVQASDEFQSNLQALVEEQGNDALTVFSYAPESYDATVLAALAALKGGATDGATIRDNLQDVSTEGTKCTTFADCATMLADGEDIDYDGLSGPISWDENGDPTEASVSIYKYGPGNVTSFEETVDGSLN, encoded by the coding sequence ATGCGCGTTCACGCGAAGGCCGGGACGGCCCGTACGCGATCCCTCCGGGCGACCCTGAGCGGGGTCGCCTTCCTGGGCGCCAGCGCTCTCGTCCTCGCCGGTTGCGCCAGCGGCGGCGGCGGAGACGCGGGCACCGACGGCGGCGAGTCCGGCGACCTGTCCCTGAAGATCGGCACGATCCTCCCGCAGACCGGCACCCTGGCCGTCCTCGGCCCGCCCGAGATCGCGGGCGTCGACCTCGCGGTCAAGGACATCAACGACGCCGCTGCCGGCCTCACCATCGATGTCGAGCAGAAGGACTCCGGCGACACCACGACGGACATCGCGACGCAGTCCGCGACCTCGCTGATCGCCGACGGCGCGAGCGTCATCATCGGTGCGGCCTCCTCGGGCGTCTCGAAGACGTTCATCGACCAGGTGACCCAGGCGGGCGTCGTCCAGATCTCGCCGGCCAACACCTCGCCGGACTTCACCACCTACGACGACGACGGCTACTACTGGCGCACCGCCCCCTCGGACGTGCTCCAGGGCCGCATCCTCGGCAACAAGATCCTCGGCGACGGCAAGACCAACGTCTCGATCCTGTACCTGAACGACGCGTACGGCACCGGCCTCGAGTCGAACATCAAGGAGACCCTCGAGGCGGGCGGCGCGACCGTCGCGGCCGAGGAGATCTTCGAGCCGGCCTCGACCGACTTCAACTCGGCGCTGACCTCGCTGCTCGCCCCGAACCCGGACGCGCTCGTCGTCATCTCGTTCGACGAGATCACCACGATCGCCGAGCAGCTCGCGGCCAAGGGCTTCGACTTCGCGAACCTCTACGGCACGGACGGCAACTACGGCGTCATCACCGATGCGGACACCAACGTCGACATCGACGGCGCCCAGTTCACCAACCCCGGTGTGCAGGCGTCCGACGAGTTCCAGTCGAACCTCCAGGCTCTCGTCGAGGAGCAGGGGAACGACGCGCTGACGGTGTTCAGCTACGCCCCCGAGTCCTACGACGCCACCGTGCTCGCCGCTCTCGCCGCGCTCAAGGGCGGCGCGACCGACGGAGCGACGATCCGCGACAACCTGCAGGACGTCTCGACCGAGGGCACGAAGTGCACCACGTTCGCCGACTGCGCCACGATGCTCGCCGACGGTGAGGACATCGACTACGACGGCCTCTCCGGCCCGATCTCGTGGGACGAGAACGGCGACCCGACCGAGGCGTCGGTGTCGATCTACAAGTACGGCCCCGGCAACGTCACCTCGTTCGAGGAGACCGTCGACGGCTCGCTGAACTAG
- a CDS encoding ABC transporter ATP-binding protein: MTQNTLETHDLHAGYVPGVNILNGSNVYVKKGELVGIIGPNGAGKSTLLKAMFGLVNIRQGTVLLNGEDITGFKADKLVSKGVGFVPQNNNVFPSLTIEENLEMGMYQKPKMFKDRLEFVTELFPELTKRLKQRSGSLSGGERQMVAMSRALMMDPSMLLLDEPSAGLSPMRQDETFVNVQRINRAGVSIMIVEQNARRALQICDRGYVLDQGRDAYEGPGRELMNDPKVIELYLGTLATTNEVTTSTPTVGG; this comes from the coding sequence GTGACCCAGAACACGCTCGAGACGCACGACCTCCACGCGGGGTACGTGCCGGGAGTCAACATCCTGAACGGGTCGAACGTCTACGTGAAGAAGGGCGAGCTCGTCGGCATCATCGGCCCGAACGGCGCCGGCAAGTCGACGCTGCTCAAGGCGATGTTCGGGCTGGTGAACATCCGCCAGGGCACGGTCCTGCTCAACGGCGAGGACATCACCGGCTTCAAGGCCGACAAGCTGGTCTCCAAGGGCGTCGGCTTCGTGCCGCAGAACAACAACGTCTTCCCGTCGCTCACCATCGAGGAGAACCTCGAGATGGGCATGTACCAGAAGCCGAAGATGTTCAAGGACCGCCTCGAGTTCGTGACGGAGCTCTTCCCCGAGCTGACCAAGCGCCTCAAGCAGCGCTCCGGCTCGCTCTCGGGCGGCGAGCGCCAGATGGTCGCGATGTCGCGGGCGCTGATGATGGACCCGTCGATGCTGCTGCTCGACGAGCCGAGCGCCGGTCTCTCGCCGATGCGCCAGGACGAGACCTTCGTCAACGTCCAGCGGATCAACCGCGCCGGCGTCTCGATCATGATCGTCGAGCAGAACGCCCGCCGCGCGCTGCAGATCTGCGACCGCGGCTACGTGCTCGATCAGGGCCGCGACGCCTACGAGGGCCCCGGCCGCGAGCTGATGAACGATCCGAAGGTGATCGAGCTCTACCTCGGCACGCTCGCGACGACCAACGAGGTCACCACGAGCACGCCCACCGTCGGCGGCTGA